A genomic region of Mycobacterium sp. Aquia_213 contains the following coding sequences:
- a CDS encoding protein kinase domain-containing protein, producing MSTEVFGHYELQGLLGRGGMGQVFRAHDTVTDRVVALKVLPAHLAEDDEFQQRFRREARIAASLSDPHMVPIHSYGEIDGRLYVDMRLVEGRDLVHYIAENGGRLSPEKAVAVVEQVAAALDTAHEVGLIHRDIKPSNILVSARDFVYLIDFGLARTAADTVLTHTGHTMGTMAYMAPERFRGMTDQRADVYALACVLYECLTGRLPYSGDSMEEQLNGHLNIAPPRPSAASADVSQALDAVVARGMAKDVDQRFQTAVDLAQAARAALTSPTDTAAWSPPPTQPPAPTPPSPQAPAPRPKPTNSRRTTIAIVGGSVVVLAAVVALVIVLVTHSGSGSSTATTSTAVRFPVHTKAPRPGTAPGAPVPALPAFAPPPDLGANCQYPATQDQALKPANPPPTGRVSTDPPVIRATISTNVGDIGIALDNAKAPCTVNSFVSLVKQQFFDGTQCGKLITQSDFGLLQCGGPENEGSGGPGYQYADEYPVNQFPPNGPGLKQPVLYPRGTLTMANGLAPDTNQSQFNMFYKDSVSEPTFTIFGTVDEAGLETIDKIVTAGVLGNTDDGLPAKPVTITAVRLS from the coding sequence GTGTCGACGGAGGTATTCGGGCATTACGAACTACAGGGCCTGTTGGGGCGGGGCGGCATGGGGCAGGTGTTCCGTGCTCATGACACCGTCACCGACCGTGTGGTTGCGCTCAAGGTGTTGCCCGCGCATCTAGCGGAAGACGACGAATTTCAGCAACGGTTCCGGCGTGAGGCACGCATTGCCGCAAGCCTGAGCGACCCGCACATGGTGCCCATTCACAGCTATGGCGAGATCGACGGCCGGCTCTACGTCGACATGCGGTTGGTCGAGGGTCGCGACCTGGTGCACTACATCGCCGAAAACGGCGGCCGGCTCAGCCCCGAAAAGGCCGTCGCGGTGGTGGAACAGGTTGCGGCAGCACTGGATACGGCCCACGAGGTCGGGTTGATCCACCGCGACATCAAACCGTCCAACATCCTGGTATCCGCCCGCGATTTCGTCTACCTGATCGATTTCGGGCTCGCGCGGACCGCCGCCGACACCGTGCTGACACACACCGGCCACACGATGGGCACGATGGCCTACATGGCACCGGAGCGATTCCGGGGCATGACCGATCAGCGCGCCGACGTGTATGCGCTGGCCTGCGTGCTCTACGAGTGCCTGACCGGACGCCTGCCCTACTCCGGCGACAGCATGGAAGAACAGCTCAACGGGCATCTCAACATCGCGCCGCCGCGACCGTCTGCAGCCTCGGCCGACGTATCGCAGGCGCTTGACGCGGTGGTCGCCCGCGGCATGGCAAAGGATGTCGACCAGCGCTTCCAAACCGCCGTCGATCTGGCGCAGGCGGCCCGGGCGGCATTGACCAGCCCGACCGATACCGCGGCGTGGAGCCCGCCGCCGACTCAACCGCCTGCACCCACACCTCCTTCACCCCAAGCGCCCGCGCCCCGGCCCAAGCCGACGAATTCCCGGCGGACAACCATCGCTATCGTCGGCGGGTCCGTCGTGGTGCTGGCCGCGGTGGTAGCGCTGGTGATCGTCCTGGTGACCCACAGCGGCAGTGGATCCTCAACGGCCACAACGAGTACGGCGGTGAGATTTCCGGTGCACACCAAGGCGCCCCGCCCCGGAACCGCACCGGGGGCGCCGGTGCCGGCGTTGCCGGCCTTTGCTCCGCCACCCGACCTCGGTGCCAACTGCCAGTACCCGGCGACGCAGGATCAGGCACTCAAGCCCGCCAACCCGCCGCCAACGGGGCGGGTGTCCACCGATCCGCCCGTGATCAGGGCCACCATCTCCACCAACGTCGGCGACATCGGCATCGCACTCGACAATGCCAAGGCCCCGTGCACGGTGAACAGCTTCGTCAGCCTGGTAAAGCAGCAGTTCTTCGATGGCACCCAGTGCGGCAAACTGATCACCCAGTCCGACTTCGGACTCCTGCAGTGCGGCGGCCCGGAGAACGAGGGCAGTGGCGGACCCGGCTACCAGTACGCCGACGAATACCCCGTCAACCAGTTCCCCCCGAATGGCCCCGGGCTCAAACAGCCCGTCCTATATCCGCGCGGCACCTTGACGATGGCCAACGGCCTCGCACCCGACACCAACCAGAGCCAATTCAATATGTTCTACAAGGACAGCGTGTCGGAGCCGACCTTCACGATCTTCGGCACGGTCGATGAGGCGGGCCTGGAGACGATCGACAAGATCGTCACGGCGGGCGTTCTCGGCAACACCGACGATGGCCTTCCCGCCAAGCCGGTCACGATCACCGCGGTGCGGCTCAGTTGA
- a CDS encoding RelA/SpoT family protein gives MADEQSTAQAVVPPTDSLPPIDVAGTPEPPTETLKTPSSASRRVRARLARRMTAQRSAFNPVLEPLVAVHREIYPKANFSMLNRAFEVADERHATQLRHSGDPYITHPLAVANILAELGMDTTTLVAALLHDTVEDTGYTLEALSEEFGEEVGHLVDGVTKLDRVELGNAAEGETIRKMITAMARDPRVLVIKVADRLHNMRTMRFLPPEKQARKARETLEVIAPLAHRLGMASVKWELEDLSFAILHPKKYEEIVRLVAGRAPSRDTYLAKVRAEIVNTLNASKIKATVEGRPKHYWSIYQKMIVKGRDFDDIHDLVGIRILCDEIRDCYAAVGVVHSLWQPMAGRFKDYIAQPRFGVYQSLHTTVVGPEGKPLEVQIRTSDMHRTAEFGIAAHWRYKETKGRNGVVHQHAATEIDDMAWMRQLLDWQREAADPGEFLESLRYDLAVQEIFVFTPKGDVVTLATGSTPVDFAYAVHTEVGHRCIGARVNGRLVALERKLENGEVVEVFTSKAPNAGPSRDWQQFVVSPRAKAKIRQWFAKERREEALETGKEAMAREVRRGGLPLQRLVNGESMAAVARELHYTDVSGMYTAIGEGHVSARHVVQRLLAELGGIDQAEEDLAERSTPTTMLRRPRSTDDVGVSVPGAPGVLSKLAKCCTPVPGDQIMGFVTRGGGVSVHRTDCTNAASLQQQAERIIEVLWAPSPSSVFLVAIQVEALDRHRLLSDVTRVLADEKVNILSASVTTSGDRVAISRFTFEMGDPKHLGHLLNVVRNVEGVYDVYRVTSAA, from the coding sequence GTGGCGGATGAGCAAAGCACGGCGCAAGCCGTTGTGCCGCCCACGGACTCGCTACCGCCCATCGACGTGGCGGGCACCCCGGAGCCACCGACCGAAACTCTGAAGACCCCCAGCAGCGCGTCTCGTCGGGTCCGGGCCCGGCTGGCCCGGCGGATGACCGCCCAGCGCAGCGCGTTCAATCCCGTGCTCGAGCCGCTGGTGGCGGTGCACCGGGAGATCTATCCCAAGGCGAACTTCTCTATGCTCAACCGGGCGTTCGAGGTCGCCGACGAGCGGCACGCGACTCAATTGCGGCATTCCGGTGATCCCTACATCACCCATCCGCTCGCGGTCGCCAACATTCTCGCCGAATTGGGTATGGATACCACCACTTTGGTGGCCGCGCTGCTACACGACACCGTCGAGGACACCGGGTACACGCTGGAGGCGTTGAGTGAGGAATTCGGCGAAGAGGTAGGCCATCTCGTCGACGGGGTGACCAAGCTGGACCGCGTCGAGCTGGGCAACGCCGCCGAAGGCGAGACCATTCGCAAGATGATCACCGCGATGGCGCGCGACCCGCGGGTGCTGGTGATCAAGGTGGCCGACCGGCTGCACAACATGCGGACCATGCGCTTCCTGCCGCCGGAAAAGCAGGCGCGCAAAGCCCGCGAGACGTTGGAAGTCATTGCGCCCCTGGCGCATCGGCTGGGGATGGCCAGCGTCAAGTGGGAGCTGGAAGACCTGTCGTTCGCGATCCTGCACCCCAAGAAATACGAGGAGATCGTTCGCCTGGTTGCCGGACGCGCGCCGTCCCGGGACACCTACCTGGCCAAGGTCCGCGCCGAGATCGTCAACACCCTCAATGCGTCGAAAATCAAAGCGACAGTGGAGGGCCGCCCCAAGCACTACTGGTCGATCTACCAAAAGATGATCGTCAAGGGCCGCGACTTCGACGACATCCACGACCTGGTCGGCATCCGCATCCTGTGCGACGAGATCCGGGACTGCTATGCCGCTGTGGGCGTGGTGCACTCGTTGTGGCAGCCGATGGCGGGGCGGTTCAAGGATTACATCGCCCAGCCCAGATTCGGTGTCTACCAATCACTGCACACCACCGTGGTGGGTCCCGAAGGCAAGCCGCTGGAAGTGCAGATCCGTACCAGCGACATGCACCGCACCGCCGAATTCGGCATTGCGGCGCACTGGCGCTACAAGGAAACCAAGGGCCGCAACGGCGTTGTGCATCAGCACGCCGCCACCGAGATCGACGACATGGCCTGGATGCGGCAGCTGCTCGACTGGCAACGTGAGGCCGCCGATCCGGGCGAGTTCCTGGAGTCGTTGCGTTACGACCTTGCGGTGCAAGAGATATTCGTGTTCACCCCCAAGGGGGATGTCGTCACCCTGGCTACCGGGTCGACGCCGGTGGACTTCGCCTACGCGGTGCACACCGAGGTCGGCCACCGCTGCATCGGCGCCCGGGTCAACGGGCGACTGGTTGCGCTGGAGCGCAAGCTCGAAAATGGGGAAGTCGTAGAGGTTTTCACCTCCAAGGCGCCCAACGCCGGACCGTCGCGCGACTGGCAGCAGTTCGTGGTTTCGCCACGGGCCAAGGCGAAGATCCGGCAATGGTTCGCCAAGGAGCGCCGTGAGGAGGCGCTGGAGACCGGCAAAGAGGCGATGGCTCGCGAAGTCCGCCGCGGCGGACTTCCGTTGCAGCGCTTGGTCAATGGTGAGTCCATGGCGGCGGTGGCCCGCGAGCTGCACTACACCGACGTGTCCGGGATGTACACCGCGATCGGTGAGGGGCACGTGTCGGCGCGCCACGTCGTGCAACGGCTGCTGGCCGAGCTCGGTGGTATCGACCAGGCCGAAGAAGACCTCGCCGAGAGGTCTACGCCCACAACGATGTTGCGTCGCCCGCGCAGCACCGACGACGTCGGAGTGTCGGTCCCCGGCGCTCCCGGCGTGCTGAGCAAGCTGGCGAAATGCTGCACGCCGGTGCCCGGCGACCAGATCATGGGCTTCGTCACCCGCGGCGGCGGCGTCAGCGTGCACCGCACCGACTGCACCAACGCCGCGTCGCTGCAGCAGCAGGCCGAGCGCATCATCGAGGTGCTCTGGGCGCCGTCGCCGTCGTCGGTGTTCCTGGTGGCCATTCAGGTCGAGGCACTCGACCGGCACCGGCTGCTGTCCGACGTCACGCGGGTGCTCGCCGACGAGAAGGTGAACATCCTCTCGGCGTCGGTCACCACCTCAGGTGACCGAGTTGCGATCAGCCGCTTCACCTTTGAGATGGGCGACCCCAAGCATCTCGGCCATCTGCTCAATGTCGTGCGCAATGTCGAAGGCGTGTACGACGTCTACCGCGTCACGTCTGCCGCATAG
- a CDS encoding adenine phosphoribosyltransferase, which translates to MTDIREDAALADLIASLTRDVANFPKRGVQFKDLTPLFADRTAMNAVIDALADISRGADLVAGIESRGSLVAAAVAARLGTGVLSIRKEGKLPPPVLHEKYDREYGPAAIEIPADGLDLRGTSIMIIDDVLATGGTLGAANRLLGRARANVIGAAVLVEITALGGRQAVAPLAVDALSRV; encoded by the coding sequence GTGACGGATATTCGCGAGGACGCGGCTTTGGCCGACCTCATCGCGTCGTTGACCCGCGACGTTGCCAACTTTCCGAAGCGGGGAGTCCAGTTCAAGGACCTCACCCCGCTCTTCGCCGACCGGACGGCGATGAACGCGGTGATCGACGCGCTGGCCGACATCTCCCGCGGCGCCGATCTGGTGGCCGGCATCGAATCACGGGGGTCCCTGGTGGCCGCTGCCGTCGCCGCCCGGCTCGGCACCGGCGTGCTGTCCATCCGCAAGGAGGGCAAGCTGCCGCCGCCGGTGCTCCATGAGAAATACGACCGGGAGTACGGTCCCGCGGCGATCGAGATTCCCGCCGACGGTCTGGACTTGCGCGGCACCAGCATCATGATCATCGACGACGTGCTGGCCACCGGCGGCACTCTCGGGGCGGCCAACCGCTTACTCGGGCGTGCCCGAGCCAACGTGATCGGCGCGGCGGTGCTGGTGGAAATCACCGCGCTGGGTGGTCGGCAGGCGGTAGCGCCTTTGGCGGTAGACGCCTTGAGCCGCGTCTGA
- a CDS encoding ABC transporter substrate-binding protein, with protein MLRRAAAVALTAPLAVVVALTGCSGSAASQIDYVVDGPLSSYNANTTVGFASAGAQAFARTLTGFGYHGPDGQVVADHDFGSVSVVGGSPLVLDYQIADNAVYSDGKPLTCDDLVLAWAAQSGRFPGFDAATQAGYVDIANIDCIPGQKKARVSFIPDRGVVDYTQLFAATTMMPSHVIADQLNIDVTATLLSNNASSVAQIAQLWNTTWDLKPGLKHDEILKRFPSSGPYKIESVLDDGAVVLVANDRWWGPKAITKRITVSPQAPDIQDRVNNRSVDVVDVAAGSSGTLATPDNYDRTDVAAAGIEQLIFAPQGPLAQANARRAFALCTPRDVIAHDAGVAIANSRLSPVSEDAVAQADGAAEAGPFNKADPVAARAALGGAPLAVRIGYQGPNARLAVTVGTITKSCTAAGINVSNVTLDTSGPQALKDGKIDVLLASTGGAGGSGSTGSSSMDAYDLHSGNGNNLSAYANPQVDGIIGALAVSGDPAERVRLLAEGAPVLWGDMPTLPLYRQQRTLLMSKKMYAVSANPTRWGAGWNMDRWALMQ; from the coding sequence ATGCTCAGGCGGGCCGCGGCCGTTGCCCTGACCGCGCCGCTCGCCGTCGTGGTCGCGCTGACGGGATGTTCCGGTAGCGCCGCCTCGCAGATCGACTACGTCGTCGACGGCCCGCTGAGCAGCTACAACGCCAACACCACGGTCGGGTTCGCGTCGGCCGGAGCGCAGGCGTTCGCCCGCACGCTGACCGGGTTCGGCTATCACGGCCCCGACGGACAGGTCGTCGCCGACCACGACTTCGGCTCCGTCTCGGTGGTAGGTGGTTCGCCGCTGGTGCTCGACTACCAGATCGCCGACAACGCGGTCTACTCCGACGGCAAGCCGTTGACCTGCGACGACCTGGTGCTCGCCTGGGCTGCCCAGTCGGGCCGGTTTCCCGGATTCGACGCCGCCACCCAGGCCGGCTATGTCGACATCGCCAACATCGATTGCATACCGGGGCAGAAGAAGGCGCGGGTGTCGTTCATCCCGGACCGCGGCGTCGTCGACTACACCCAGCTGTTCGCCGCGACCACGATGATGCCGTCGCACGTCATCGCCGATCAGCTGAATATCGACGTGACCGCGACGCTGCTCAGCAATAACGCGTCGTCGGTCGCGCAGATCGCGCAGTTGTGGAACACCACCTGGGACCTCAAGCCCGGTCTCAAACACGACGAGATCCTCAAGCGCTTCCCGTCGTCGGGACCCTACAAGATCGAATCCGTTCTCGACGACGGCGCCGTGGTGCTCGTCGCCAACGACCGGTGGTGGGGTCCCAAGGCGATCACCAAGCGGATCACGGTGTCGCCGCAGGCCCCCGACATCCAGGACCGGGTCAACAACCGCAGCGTGGACGTCGTGGACGTCGCGGCCGGGTCGTCAGGAACGCTGGCCACACCGGACAATTACGACCGCACCGATGTGGCGGCGGCGGGCATCGAGCAGCTGATCTTCGCCCCGCAGGGACCGCTGGCGCAGGCCAACGCCCGCCGCGCGTTCGCGCTGTGCACCCCCCGCGATGTGATCGCGCACGACGCCGGGGTCGCGATCGCCAACTCGCGCTTGTCTCCGGTCTCCGAGGATGCCGTTGCGCAGGCCGACGGTGCCGCCGAGGCCGGCCCGTTCAACAAGGCGGACCCCGTCGCTGCCCGCGCCGCGCTGGGCGGTGCACCGCTGGCGGTGCGGATCGGCTACCAGGGCCCCAACGCCCGGCTTGCGGTCACCGTCGGGACCATTACGAAGTCGTGCACCGCGGCCGGAATTAATGTCTCCAACGTCACACTGGACACCTCCGGACCCCAGGCGCTCAAGGACGGAAAAATCGATGTCCTGCTGGCCAGCACCGGTGGCGCCGGCGGCAGCGGGTCCACCGGATCGTCGTCGATGGACGCCTACGACTTGCACAGCGGCAACGGCAACAACTTGTCCGCCTATGCGAATCCGCAGGTCGACGGCATAATCGGTGCGCTCGCGGTGTCCGGCGACCCGGCCGAGCGCGTTCGGCTGCTTGCCGAGGGTGCGCCGGTACTCTGGGGAGATATGCCGACGTTGCCCCTATATCGCCAGCAGCGCACGTTGCTGATGTCGAAAAAGATGTACGCAGTCAGCGCGAATCCGACCCGCTGGGGCGCGGGTTGGAACATGGACCGATGGGCTTTGATGCAGTGA
- the secF gene encoding protein translocase subunit SecF, with protein sequence MTSKGKAELTEASDGAVELTSDSTVQVPQHSFLSRLYTGTGAFEVVGRRRLWYGISGAIVAIAILSIIVRGFTFGIDFKGGTTVSFPRGNVQTSQVQDVFKRTLGHDPVSVVTVGNGASATVQISSETLTNDQTSKLRTALFDAFQPKGTDGKPNKAAISDSAVSETWGDQITNKALMALGVFLVLVSIYIMVRYERYMSISALTTMVFDLTVTAGVYSLVGFEVSPATVIGLLTILGFSLYDTVIVFDKVEENTKDFQHTNRRTFAEEANLAINQTFMRSINTSLISVLPVLALMVVAVWLLGVGTLKDLALVQLVGILVGTYSSIFFATPLLVTLRERTDLVRTHTRRVLKRRRPGTPEPAESSADDASDTAQESTRETKKATAAAAEPTSNKPAPGARPVRPTGTRRPSGKRNAGRR encoded by the coding sequence ATGACCTCCAAAGGCAAGGCCGAACTCACCGAAGCCAGCGACGGTGCGGTGGAGCTGACGTCGGACTCCACCGTGCAGGTCCCGCAGCACAGTTTTCTCTCGCGGCTCTACACCGGAACCGGTGCGTTCGAGGTCGTCGGGCGGCGCCGGTTGTGGTACGGAATCAGCGGGGCGATCGTCGCCATCGCGATCCTGTCCATCATCGTGCGTGGCTTTACCTTCGGGATCGACTTCAAGGGCGGCACCACGGTCTCGTTCCCGCGCGGCAACGTCCAGACCTCGCAGGTGCAGGACGTCTTCAAGAGGACGTTGGGCCACGACCCGGTTTCGGTGGTCACCGTCGGCAACGGCGCCTCGGCAACGGTGCAGATCAGCTCGGAAACGTTGACCAACGACCAGACCTCGAAGCTGCGCACCGCCCTGTTCGACGCGTTCCAGCCGAAGGGCACCGACGGTAAGCCGAACAAGGCGGCCATCAGCGACTCGGCTGTCTCGGAGACCTGGGGCGACCAGATCACCAACAAGGCGCTGATGGCGCTGGGCGTGTTCCTGGTGCTGGTCAGCATCTACATCATGGTGCGCTACGAGCGCTACATGTCCATCTCCGCGCTGACGACCATGGTTTTCGACCTGACCGTCACCGCGGGCGTGTATTCGCTGGTGGGCTTCGAGGTCAGCCCGGCCACGGTGATCGGCCTGCTGACCATCCTCGGGTTCTCGCTGTACGACACCGTCATCGTCTTCGACAAGGTCGAAGAGAACACCAAAGACTTCCAGCACACCAACCGGCGCACCTTCGCCGAGGAAGCCAACCTGGCGATCAACCAGACCTTCATGCGCTCGATCAACACCAGCCTGATCTCGGTGCTGCCGGTGCTGGCGCTGATGGTGGTGGCGGTGTGGTTGCTGGGCGTCGGCACGCTGAAGGACCTGGCGCTGGTGCAGCTGGTCGGCATCCTGGTCGGCACCTACTCGTCGATCTTCTTCGCCACCCCGCTGCTGGTCACGCTGCGCGAACGCACCGACCTGGTGCGAACGCACACCCGCCGCGTCCTCAAACGACGCAGGCCGGGAACGCCGGAGCCGGCGGAGAGCTCCGCTGACGACGCATCTGACACCGCGCAGGAGAGCACGCGGGAGACCAAAAAGGCGACGGCGGCGGCCGCCGAGCCCACATCGAACAAGCCGGCGCCGGGTGCGCGGCCCGTGCGACCCACCGGTACCCGACGCCCGAGCGGCAAGCGAAACGCCGGTCGGCGGTAG
- the secD gene encoding protein translocase subunit SecD: MASSSAPVHPARNLSVFFVLLIGVYLLVFLTGDKHAAPKLGIDLQGGTRVTLTARTPDGSRPSREALAQAQQIISARVNGLGVSGSEVVVDGDNLVITVPGNDGNEARNLGQTARLYIRPVLNSSPAQAAEPKPPAGTPPGAPGQSAPPPAGQPTPPPAGQPAPPAGHPAPPPGRPAPQPRPYPQDPPPTPSPAPAPGGPAADAPPPEVPGPPDPRKDLADRIHVMKDFRQSANPYIQMVAQQWEAAHCDKEDILAGNDDPALPLVTCSTDHKYVYLLGPSIISGDQIQDASSTMNQRGIGYVVDVQFRPAAANTWADFTAAHIGTQTAFTLDSQVVSAPMIQEAIPGGRTQISGGEPPFTAATAKQLANVLKYGSLPLSFESSEAQTVSATLGLTSLRAGLIAGGIGLILVLLYSLLYYRVLGLLTAISLTASGAMIFAILVILGRQINYTLDLAGIAGLIIGIGTTADSFVVFFERIKDEIREGRTFRSAVPRGWVRARKTIVSGNAVTFLAAAVLYGLAIGQVRGFAFTLGLTTVLDIVVVFLVTWPLVYLASKSPTLAKPAYNGLGAVQQVARERGAASKLKTGRG; this comes from the coding sequence GTGGCATCGTCTTCGGCGCCGGTGCACCCTGCCCGCAACCTGTCGGTTTTCTTCGTCTTGCTGATCGGCGTCTACCTGCTGGTGTTTCTCACCGGGGACAAGCACGCCGCCCCGAAGCTCGGCATCGATCTGCAGGGCGGCACCCGTGTCACGTTGACCGCGCGCACACCGGACGGCTCGCGCCCGAGCCGGGAGGCGCTGGCGCAGGCACAGCAGATCATCAGCGCGCGCGTCAACGGCCTGGGCGTCTCCGGTTCGGAGGTCGTGGTCGACGGCGACAACCTGGTCATCACGGTGCCGGGCAACGACGGCAACGAGGCCCGCAATCTGGGGCAGACCGCCCGGCTCTACATCCGCCCGGTGCTCAACTCGAGCCCGGCCCAAGCCGCCGAACCCAAGCCCCCGGCCGGCACCCCGCCCGGGGCGCCCGGCCAGTCGGCACCGCCACCTGCCGGCCAGCCCACGCCACCACCTGCCGGCCAGCCCGCGCCGCCCGCGGGCCATCCCGCACCGCCGCCCGGACGGCCGGCGCCGCAACCGCGTCCCTACCCGCAGGACCCCCCGCCGACGCCCAGCCCGGCACCGGCACCCGGCGGACCGGCCGCCGACGCACCGCCGCCCGAGGTGCCCGGGCCGCCCGATCCGCGCAAGGATCTCGCCGACCGCATCCACGTGATGAAGGATTTTCGGCAGAGCGCCAACCCCTACATTCAGATGGTCGCCCAGCAGTGGGAGGCCGCGCACTGCGACAAAGAAGACATTCTGGCGGGTAACGACGACCCGGCCCTGCCCCTGGTGACCTGCTCCACCGACCACAAGTACGTCTACCTGCTGGGGCCGTCGATCATCAGTGGCGATCAGATCCAGGACGCCAGCTCGACGATGAACCAGCGCGGCATCGGCTACGTCGTCGACGTTCAGTTCAGGCCCGCCGCGGCGAACACCTGGGCGGACTTCACCGCCGCCCACATCGGCACCCAGACCGCGTTCACGCTGGACTCCCAGGTTGTCAGCGCGCCGATGATCCAGGAAGCGATCCCCGGTGGGCGCACCCAGATCTCCGGCGGGGAACCGCCGTTCACCGCCGCAACCGCCAAGCAGCTGGCCAACGTGCTGAAGTACGGCTCGCTGCCGCTGTCCTTCGAATCGTCGGAGGCCCAAACCGTCTCGGCGACACTGGGATTGACCTCGTTACGCGCGGGGCTGATCGCGGGCGGGATCGGCTTGATCCTGGTGCTGCTGTACTCGCTGCTGTACTACCGGGTGCTGGGATTGCTGACGGCGATATCGCTGACTGCTTCCGGCGCAATGATTTTCGCGATCTTGGTGATCCTGGGCCGGCAGATCAACTACACCCTGGATCTGGCCGGTATCGCCGGTCTGATCATCGGTATCGGTACCACCGCGGACTCGTTCGTGGTGTTCTTCGAGCGCATCAAAGACGAGATCCGGGAAGGCCGCACGTTCCGCTCCGCGGTGCCGCGCGGCTGGGTCCGCGCCCGCAAGACGATCGTGTCGGGTAACGCCGTCACCTTCCTGGCCGCCGCGGTGCTGTACGGCCTGGCGATCGGACAGGTGCGCGGATTCGCCTTCACGTTGGGTCTGACCACGGTCCTCGACATCGTGGTGGTGTTCCTGGTGACCTGGCCGCTGGTGTACCTGGCCTCCAAATCTCCGACGCTGGCAAAGCCCGCGTACAACGGCCTGGGCGCTGTCCAGCAGGTCGCCCGCGAACGCGGGGCTGCGTCGAAGCTGAAGACGGGACGGGGATAG
- the yajC gene encoding preprotein translocase subunit YajC translates to MDSLLLFLPFLLIMGGFMYLASRRQKKAMQATIDLQESLQPGDRVHTTSGMEATVVAFTDDTVDLEIADGVVTTWMKLAIRDKILPEDDFEEFEEDDDDLEESDDAPGPADESRATKDQ, encoded by the coding sequence ATGGATAGTTTGCTTTTGTTCCTGCCGTTCCTGCTGATCATGGGCGGGTTCATGTACCTGGCGTCGCGCCGCCAGAAGAAGGCGATGCAAGCCACCATCGACCTGCAGGAGTCGTTGCAGCCGGGGGATCGCGTGCACACGACGTCCGGCATGGAGGCCACCGTCGTCGCATTCACCGACGACACCGTCGACCTCGAGATCGCCGACGGCGTGGTGACCACCTGGATGAAGCTGGCCATCCGCGACAAGATCCTCCCGGAGGACGACTTCGAGGAATTCGAGGAAGACGACGACGACCTGGAAGAATCCGATGACGCCCCGGGCCCGGCCGACGAGAGCCGCGCGACCAAAGATCAGTGA